One Chryseobacterium sp. 7 genomic window carries:
- the gwsG gene encoding grasp-with-spasm system ATP-grasp peptide maturase, protein MILILSQKNEIATIDVIRDLMALKKKFIRVHEDEVFEIKTIEKRILIESSRNRFFMDEIESVWYRRGGLNFNRLKYNNHSILLNMNETQYWLEDYIQKTLESKRHINKESTSLVNKLIVLDKAKELGFDIPEFFLAENTDQVELNKTIIKTINGNVTLDEIKKDFSGFMYTTIVEEHENHDFFITFFQEKIEKDFEIRTFYLNSKCWSMAIFSQHDEQTKTDFRKYNKKKPNRTVPYLLPKHVEDKIEFLMKSLDINCGSLDFIKAGEKYYFLEINPIGQFSSLSRTCNYALEQKLAEYL, encoded by the coding sequence ATGATACTTATACTCTCCCAGAAAAATGAAATAGCTACAATAGATGTAATCAGAGACTTAATGGCACTGAAAAAAAAGTTTATTCGGGTGCATGAAGATGAAGTATTTGAAATAAAAACCATTGAAAAAAGAATCTTAATTGAAAGCAGCCGCAATAGGTTTTTTATGGATGAAATTGAAAGTGTTTGGTACAGAAGAGGCGGGTTAAACTTCAATCGGTTGAAATACAATAATCATTCAATCCTTCTTAATATGAATGAAACCCAATATTGGCTTGAAGATTATATACAAAAAACGCTCGAATCTAAAAGGCATATCAATAAAGAAAGTACCTCACTTGTGAACAAACTTATTGTACTTGACAAAGCCAAAGAACTAGGTTTTGATATTCCTGAATTTTTTTTGGCAGAAAATACAGATCAGGTTGAACTCAATAAAACTATTATAAAAACAATTAATGGAAATGTGACTTTAGATGAAATTAAAAAAGATTTCAGCGGGTTCATGTATACAACTATAGTTGAAGAACATGAAAATCATGATTTTTTCATCACTTTTTTCCAGGAAAAAATAGAAAAAGACTTTGAAATAAGAACTTTTTATTTGAATAGCAAATGCTGGTCTATGGCTATTTTTTCTCAGCATGATGAACAAACCAAAACAGATTTCAGAAAATACAATAAAAAGAAACCTAATAGAACTGTGCCTTATCTTCTCCCAAAGCATGTAGAGGACAAAATAGAATTCTTAATGAAATCTTTAGATATCAATTGCGGCTCTCTGGATTTTATAAAGGCAGGAGAAAAATATTATTTTCTGGAAATTAACCCCATTGGTCAGTTTTCAAGCTTATCCCGTACTTGTAACTATGCATTGGAACAAAAACTAGCTGAATATTTATGA
- a CDS encoding DUF4870 domain-containing protein — MDNKTLSIVSYITLLGWLISFVIGKEKSNSLLKYHLKQSLGLIIFSIVLSIILNVLMMVTKIGMLGILGFIPLVLMIIGIINAANNVEKPLPMIGKMFEDKFSFIG, encoded by the coding sequence ATGGACAACAAAACATTATCTATTGTTTCTTACATTACCCTTTTAGGATGGTTGATTTCTTTTGTCATCGGGAAAGAAAAATCGAACAGTCTTTTAAAATATCACCTGAAGCAGTCTTTAGGATTGATTATTTTTTCAATTGTACTCTCCATTATTCTTAATGTTCTGATGATGGTGACCAAAATCGGAATGCTTGGGATATTGGGATTCATTCCTTTGGTACTGATGATCATTGGAATCATTAATGCGGCTAATAATGTTGAAAAACCTTTACCAATGATAGGGAAAATGTTTGAAGACAAATTCTCTTTCATCGGATAG
- a CDS encoding transketolase family protein yields the protein MKYTYTEKKDTRSGFGAGLAELADKNPNVVALCADLIGSLKMEKFIEKAPERFFQIGIAEANMMGIAAGLSITGKIPFTGTFANFSTSRVYDQIRQSIAYSNKNVKICASHAGLTLGEDGATHQVLEDIGMMKMLPGMTVINTCDYNQTKAATLAIAEFEGPVYLRFGRPVVPVFIPEDMPFEIGKGILLQEGTDVTIVATGHLVWESLVAADELEKEGISCEVINIHTIKPLDEEIILKSVEKTGKIVTAEEHNYLGGLGESVAGMLARKRPTKQEFVAVNDTFGESATPAELMKKYKIDSAAVKEAVKRILA from the coding sequence ATGAAATATACATATACAGAAAAAAAGGACACTCGTTCAGGATTCGGAGCAGGATTAGCTGAACTGGCTGACAAAAATCCCAATGTAGTAGCACTTTGTGCAGACCTTATCGGTTCTTTGAAAATGGAGAAATTCATTGAGAAGGCTCCTGAAAGATTCTTTCAGATTGGTATTGCAGAAGCGAACATGATGGGAATTGCTGCCGGTCTTAGCATTACAGGAAAAATTCCTTTCACAGGAACTTTTGCTAACTTTTCTACTTCCAGAGTATATGACCAGATTCGTCAGTCTATTGCTTATTCTAACAAAAATGTAAAAATCTGTGCATCTCACGCAGGTCTTACGTTAGGAGAAGACGGAGCTACTCACCAGGTTCTTGAAGATATCGGGATGATGAAAATGCTTCCTGGAATGACAGTGATCAATACTTGTGACTACAACCAGACAAAAGCAGCAACATTAGCTATTGCAGAGTTTGAAGGTCCTGTATATTTAAGATTCGGAAGACCTGTAGTACCTGTTTTCATTCCGGAAGATATGCCTTTCGAAATCGGAAAAGGAATTTTGCTTCAGGAAGGTACTGATGTAACGATTGTTGCAACAGGACACCTTGTATGGGAATCTCTTGTAGCGGCTGATGAGCTTGAGAAAGAAGGTATTTCTTGTGAGGTTATCAACATTCACACGATCAAGCCTCTTGATGAAGAGATCATCTTAAAATCTGTTGAGAAAACTGGTAAGATTGTAACCGCTGAGGAGCACAACTACCTTGGAGGTTTAGGAGAATCTGTTGCAGGTATGCTTGCTAGAAAAAGACCTACAAAACAGGAGTTTGTAGCAGTAAATGATACTTTCGGAGAATCTGCAACACCTGCAGAGCTTATGAAGAAGTACAAAATTGACTCTGCTGCAGTAAAAGAAGCTGTAAAGAGAATCTTAGCTTAG
- a CDS encoding reprolysin-like metallopeptidase translates to MKIKQLFYLGIFVISISSGKAQDFFTVISERSIKADPKNRTVQPEKSMTYTLDVAGMKSYFNSVPELKDSDRKDNAPIIVLPMPDGTKAKFRIWKSSVMAPGLASQFPQIVTFTGQGIDDKYATIKLDFTELGFHAQIKSVVAGDTYIDPYAKLDVNNYIIYKKSDLIDKNPRSCGVKDEDDTALGKKNAQKTTAPSVGTQIRVFRLAVACTGEYAVAATGTATPTVAQTLSAIVTSVNRVNGVYEQEVASRLVLVDNEANVVFTNAATDPFNGNDDAYTLIDESQTQIDLLIGNANYDIGHTFSTGGGGLAGLGVICNTTNKGRGITGSPNPVGDPYDIDYVAHEVGHQFGGPHTFNATTGSCSGNRSAANAVEPGSGITIMAYAGICGTTNNLANNSIPIFHTKSYQSITTKVQSTTCQVTIPSNNFAPTVNAGGDYTIPKSTPFRLEGSASDIDNNPLTYCWEQNDVGPASNWNVPTGNAAIFRSFMPVTVPYRYFPKITDVINNTVSKGEILPSYARTMEFRLTVRDNNAGCAGVSNDDAIITVDGNSGPFTVTAPTTAVSWAGNSTQTITWNVANTTAFPVSAATVNIYLSTDGGLTYPTLILASTPNDGSETITIPNVNTTQARIMVAAETNVFYNINPINFTITQTLGVNEAGVNKDVFVVYPNPSKGLLNIKFTNSNEVFDITVYDVSGRLVFTQVDNKLDHDKTGTFDLSSLVKGDYLIKIKSKNLEKTIKWIKE, encoded by the coding sequence ATGAAAATTAAACAATTATTTTATCTGGGGATATTTGTGATATCCATTTCCTCCGGGAAAGCCCAGGACTTTTTTACGGTAATCAGTGAGAGGTCCATTAAAGCAGATCCTAAAAACAGGACAGTACAACCGGAAAAGTCAATGACCTACACATTGGATGTAGCTGGAATGAAAAGTTATTTTAATTCTGTTCCGGAATTGAAAGACAGTGACCGTAAAGATAACGCTCCAATTATTGTTTTGCCAATGCCTGATGGTACGAAAGCAAAATTCAGAATCTGGAAATCTTCAGTAATGGCTCCAGGATTAGCCAGTCAGTTTCCTCAGATTGTTACCTTTACCGGGCAGGGAATTGATGATAAATATGCCACTATCAAACTGGATTTTACAGAACTGGGTTTCCATGCGCAGATCAAATCTGTGGTAGCTGGTGATACCTATATTGATCCTTATGCAAAACTGGATGTAAACAATTATATCATTTACAAGAAAAGTGATCTGATTGATAAAAATCCGAGATCTTGTGGTGTAAAAGATGAGGATGATACGGCGCTAGGAAAAAAAAACGCTCAAAAAACCACAGCTCCAAGCGTAGGAACTCAAATTAGAGTTTTCAGGCTTGCTGTTGCATGTACAGGAGAATATGCCGTAGCGGCAACGGGAACAGCTACTCCTACTGTTGCTCAAACACTTTCTGCCATTGTAACTTCTGTAAACAGAGTGAATGGAGTGTATGAGCAGGAAGTTGCTTCAAGATTAGTATTAGTAGATAACGAGGCCAATGTAGTCTTTACCAATGCTGCTACAGATCCGTTCAACGGAAATGATGATGCCTATACACTAATTGACGAAAGCCAGACTCAGATTGATTTATTGATAGGCAATGCCAATTATGATATTGGGCATACTTTCAGTACCGGAGGTGGCGGATTAGCCGGATTAGGTGTAATCTGTAACACTACCAATAAAGGAAGAGGAATCACGGGTTCACCTAACCCTGTGGGAGATCCTTACGATATTGATTATGTAGCCCATGAAGTAGGACACCAGTTTGGAGGTCCGCATACTTTTAATGCTACTACAGGAAGTTGTAGTGGAAACCGCAGTGCAGCCAATGCTGTAGAACCGGGAAGCGGAATTACAATAATGGCTTATGCGGGAATTTGCGGCACTACCAACAATTTAGCCAATAATAGTATTCCCATTTTTCATACCAAATCATATCAGTCTATCACCACAAAAGTTCAGTCAACAACATGTCAGGTGACTATTCCTTCCAATAATTTTGCTCCTACTGTAAATGCGGGAGGTGATTATACGATCCCTAAGAGTACCCCATTTAGACTGGAAGGATCTGCTTCAGATATAGACAACAATCCACTTACATACTGCTGGGAGCAGAATGATGTGGGCCCGGCAAGTAACTGGAATGTTCCTACAGGAAATGCGGCTATATTCAGATCGTTTATGCCGGTAACCGTTCCTTACAGATATTTCCCTAAAATTACAGACGTTATTAATAACACAGTATCTAAAGGAGAAATTTTACCATCTTACGCCAGAACGATGGAGTTCAGACTGACGGTAAGAGATAATAATGCAGGCTGTGCGGGTGTTTCAAACGATGATGCTATTATTACCGTTGATGGAAACTCAGGGCCGTTCACTGTAACAGCTCCTACTACGGCAGTAAGCTGGGCAGGTAATTCTACCCAGACTATCACATGGAATGTTGCCAATACAACTGCATTTCCAGTGAGTGCAGCCACTGTTAATATTTACCTTTCAACAGATGGTGGTCTTACTTATCCTACTTTGATTTTAGCTTCTACTCCGAATGATGGTTCTGAAACCATTACCATTCCAAACGTGAACACAACACAGGCCAGAATTATGGTAGCTGCAGAAACGAATGTTTTCTATAACATTAACCCTATCAACTTTACGATCACTCAAACATTGGGCGTAAATGAAGCTGGGGTAAACAAAGATGTATTCGTGGTGTATCCTAATCCAAGTAAAGGGCTTCTGAATATCAAATTTACCAACTCAAATGAAGTGTTTGATATTACTGTATATGATGTAAGCGGAAGATTGGTATTTACTCAGGTTGATAATAAACTGGACCATGATAAAACAGGTACTTTTGACTTATCTTCATTGGTTAAGGGAGATTATCTGATCAAGATTAAGTCTAAGAATTTAGAGAAAACAATCAAGTGGATTAAAGAATAA
- a CDS encoding DUF3829 domain-containing protein, whose product MKRSIIMAGMLFLSFSVISCGKLEKMKEKLSQNDSKQINPFSVNSGDTNRDIISFNNKVVKMDDAQSEFIKNFKNSLVQMEEFVNNAAANPQFSGISLSFTPTIMLYSHQEVKAPDVLGKEFQSLVDTMKDTTAQLETLKKELETYKEAEDWKDDKGKKVTEITEKAKKLIQKNRTAASELFAKLSPKADKAEIETLKDHPLKTQILQSRETMELTQKIIDDSYNVTDMIAYKNKFSQQYQQMEKLYNRNIKEEIPSSEKQKERSYQVFNNSVNDFLGKMRIVQRSLNENSQELNSNLNDLEREAGYVLGSYNTFVD is encoded by the coding sequence ATGAAAAGATCAATAATTATGGCAGGAATGCTTTTCCTTAGCTTTTCTGTTATCTCATGTGGCAAGCTGGAAAAAATGAAAGAAAAACTTTCGCAGAATGATTCTAAGCAGATCAATCCTTTCAGTGTTAATTCCGGAGATACCAACAGGGATATTATTTCCTTTAATAATAAAGTGGTAAAAATGGATGATGCTCAGTCAGAATTTATCAAAAACTTTAAAAACTCATTAGTCCAGATGGAAGAATTTGTGAACAATGCAGCTGCCAATCCTCAGTTTTCCGGAATTTCGCTCAGTTTCACTCCTACCATCATGTTGTATTCCCATCAGGAAGTAAAGGCTCCGGATGTCTTGGGAAAAGAATTTCAAAGTTTGGTTGATACAATGAAAGATACAACGGCTCAACTTGAAACTCTAAAGAAAGAATTGGAAACCTATAAAGAAGCAGAAGACTGGAAAGATGATAAAGGAAAAAAAGTAACAGAGATCACTGAAAAAGCAAAAAAACTTATCCAGAAAAACCGAACTGCAGCAAGTGAGCTGTTTGCAAAACTTTCACCCAAGGCAGATAAAGCAGAAATAGAAACCCTCAAGGATCATCCGCTTAAAACACAGATCCTTCAATCCAGAGAAACGATGGAGCTGACGCAGAAAATTATTGATGATTCTTACAATGTAACGGATATGATTGCCTACAAAAACAAATTTTCCCAGCAATATCAGCAGATGGAAAAATTATACAACAGGAATATCAAAGAAGAAATTCCGTCTTCGGAAAAACAAAAGGAAAGAAGTTATCAGGTATTCAATAATTCTGTAAATGATTTTCTGGGCAAAATGAGAATTGTACAGCGAAGCCTGAATGAGAATAGTCAGGAGCTGAACAGTAATCTTAATGATCTGGAAAGAGAAGCAGGCTACGTCCTTGGCAGTTATAACACTTTTGTAGACTGA
- the gwsS gene encoding grasp-with-spasm system SPASM domain peptide maturase has translation MTYFNLFSNILATKGPTRILISDLQRNVSELYPLELYEIMVELKSHSIEDLMKNYNEESREIVQEYINLLLEKEYGFISKNDWDRNFPPLSYEFHEPSTITNLFIELEEISVLHQLKISVENLGIKHLVIYSLKPLTAKEFIEIDEIFTASVLSGIEIFSPFHQEVDLSFVQVIQQNTVRIYSLIFYNCSQSPFKAKNDFRFSLNFIEDELQLSACGKVELKYFNTNISKVLESINHNSCLYKKIGIDRNGNIKNCPLMVESFGNIHTSNLDEATNLPGFKKYWDLTKDYIETCKDCEFRYVCTDCRAYTEGNKKNNAGLDISKPLKCGYNPYTGEWKNWTKNPLKKKIFNSLTIK, from the coding sequence ATGACCTATTTCAATCTATTCAGTAACATTCTAGCCACTAAAGGACCAACCCGGATACTCATCTCGGATTTGCAGAGAAATGTGTCAGAATTATATCCTTTGGAGCTGTATGAGATTATGGTAGAACTAAAATCTCATTCTATTGAAGACTTGATGAAAAATTATAACGAGGAATCCAGAGAAATTGTTCAGGAATACATCAACCTCCTGTTAGAAAAAGAATATGGATTCATCAGTAAAAATGACTGGGACCGAAATTTTCCTCCGCTTTCCTATGAATTTCATGAACCAAGTACCATCACAAACCTTTTTATAGAACTGGAAGAAATAAGTGTACTTCATCAATTGAAAATCTCTGTAGAAAATCTCGGAATCAAACATTTGGTTATTTATAGTTTAAAACCACTCACTGCAAAGGAATTTATAGAGATTGATGAAATTTTTACAGCCTCAGTCTTATCCGGTATAGAAATATTTTCTCCTTTTCATCAGGAAGTGGATCTGTCTTTTGTACAGGTTATTCAGCAGAATACAGTCAGAATCTACAGTCTCATTTTCTACAATTGTTCTCAATCTCCTTTCAAAGCTAAAAATGATTTTAGATTTTCTTTAAATTTCATTGAAGATGAACTGCAACTATCTGCCTGTGGAAAAGTGGAACTGAAATATTTCAATACCAATATCAGTAAAGTATTAGAATCCATCAACCACAATTCCTGCCTGTATAAAAAGATAGGGATAGACCGAAACGGCAATATTAAAAACTGTCCGTTAATGGTGGAAAGCTTTGGAAATATTCATACCAGCAACCTAGACGAAGCCACCAATCTGCCCGGTTTCAAAAAATACTGGGACCTGACCAAAGATTACATAGAAACCTGCAAAGACTGCGAATTCCGCTATGTCTGTACAGACTGTAGAGCCTATACAGAAGGTAATAAGAAAAATAATGCAGGTCTTGATATCTCAAAACCTTTGAAATGTGGCTACAATCCTTATACCGGAGAATGGAAGAATTGGACAAAGAATCCTTTAAAGAAGAAAATTTTCAATTCGTTGACGATTAAATAA
- a CDS encoding grasp-with-spasm system A modified peptide, giving the protein MKKLNGMKRDFSSLENKKLANTRSIIGGGATNEKSTCETGPNGQPGNTGDTIICIDGRQVATMTVD; this is encoded by the coding sequence ATGAAAAAATTAAATGGAATGAAGAGAGATTTCTCTTCTTTGGAAAACAAAAAGTTAGCGAATACAAGAAGCATTATTGGCGGAGGAGCAACAAATGAAAAGTCAACTTGCGAGACAGGACCTAATGGACAGCCAGGTAATACAGGTGACACAATAATTTGTATCGATGGAAGACAAGTAGCTACAATGACTGTTGACTAG
- a CDS encoding Lrp/AsnC family transcriptional regulator — MNYQLDEIDKKILDFLVENTRMPFTEIAKQMDVSAGTIHVRVKKMEDAGIILGSSLNIDYGKLDYHFTAFIGILLTKSNRTQEVLKELSTLPNVIEASVISGKYNIFCKVRAKNTDDAKRIIYQIDDIQDVMRTESMISMEEFLSDKNRLINAISV, encoded by the coding sequence ATGAACTATCAACTGGACGAAATAGACAAGAAGATTCTTGATTTCTTAGTAGAAAACACAAGAATGCCTTTTACAGAAATTGCAAAGCAGATGGATGTTTCTGCTGGAACAATTCACGTAAGAGTGAAAAAGATGGAAGATGCAGGTATTATTTTGGGATCATCTCTTAATATTGATTATGGTAAGCTTGATTATCACTTCACGGCTTTCATAGGTATCCTTTTGACAAAATCAAACCGTACTCAGGAAGTATTGAAAGAATTGTCAACTTTACCTAACGTAATCGAAGCTAGTGTTATTTCCGGAAAATATAATATTTTCTGTAAAGTAAGAGCTAAGAATACTGATGATGCTAAAAGAATTATTTATCAGATAGACGACATTCAGGACGTAATGAGAACTGAAAGTATGATTTCTATGGAAGAATTCTTAAGTGACAAAAACAGACTGATTAACGCTATCTCTGTGTAA
- a CDS encoding transketolase — protein MVNSHANKSDIMSKSIEELKTLTTQIRRDILRMVHAVNSGHPGGSLGCTEFFTALYGKVMNYKLPFTMEGKNEDHFYLSNGHISPVFYSTLARFGFFPVEELSTFRKLDSRLQGHPTTHEGLPGIRVASGSLGQGLSVALGAAQGKKLDGDQSLVYTLHGDGELQEGQIWEALMYASAKKVDNIISTIDYNGRQIDGDTDDVLSLGNLHAKLEAFGWIVLEEKNGNDLEAVIAILEKAKTETGKGKPVAILLHTEMGYGIDYMMGSHAWHGKAPNDEQLETAMKQLYLEAPADY, from the coding sequence ATTGTAAATTCGCATGCAAATAAATCAGATATAATGAGTAAAAGTATCGAAGAGTTAAAAACTCTTACTACGCAGATCAGAAGAGACATTTTAAGAATGGTTCACGCTGTAAATTCAGGACACCCTGGTGGAAGCTTAGGTTGTACAGAGTTCTTTACAGCCCTTTACGGAAAGGTAATGAACTACAAGCTTCCTTTCACAATGGAAGGTAAGAATGAGGATCATTTTTATCTATCAAACGGACACATTTCTCCGGTATTCTACTCTACTTTAGCAAGATTTGGTTTCTTCCCTGTAGAAGAACTGAGTACTTTCAGAAAATTAGATTCAAGATTACAGGGGCACCCGACTACTCACGAAGGTCTTCCGGGAATCAGAGTTGCTTCAGGTTCTCTTGGACAGGGACTTTCTGTAGCACTTGGAGCTGCTCAGGGTAAAAAATTAGATGGTGATCAGTCTCTTGTTTACACTCTTCACGGAGATGGTGAGCTTCAGGAAGGTCAGATCTGGGAGGCATTAATGTATGCTTCTGCTAAAAAGGTAGATAATATCATTTCTACTATTGATTATAACGGACGCCAGATTGACGGAGATACAGATGATGTATTAAGCTTAGGAAATCTTCATGCTAAATTAGAAGCATTCGGATGGATTGTTCTGGAAGAAAAGAACGGTAATGATCTTGAAGCTGTGATTGCGATTCTTGAGAAAGCAAAAACAGAAACCGGAAAAGGGAAACCTGTAGCAATCCTTCTTCATACAGAAATGGGTTATGGAATAGATTATATGATGGGATCTCATGCTTGGCATGGTAAAGCTCCTAATGATGAGCAGCTAGAAACAGCAATGAAGCAATTGTACCTGGAAGCTCCGGCTGATTATTAA
- a CDS encoding GLPGLI family protein has product MNKLSLIFVFLTSCCFGQQMSFIYEVSYRLNHKTPDDFTTKTMILDFVDKQSIFRESMDWKSDSLKLNNGFPMLSSGFENQFYIKKDFSNHKISKIITNGQFCYLLPIDETIQWKISPEKKKIGIYNVQKAVATYGNREWTAWFSNDIPINEGPYIFSGLPGLIISVTDFSGDYKFDLVQVKKSASLFNARTKPILIDWNKYGQLAKSYYDNPNAEMEQKIRNAKKAVMQDAHGNVIDIDFRQMNKEEQDNIRKNNNPIELNHKIEYK; this is encoded by the coding sequence ATGAATAAATTAAGCTTAATATTTGTATTTCTAACTTCATGTTGTTTTGGGCAACAAATGAGTTTTATTTATGAGGTGAGTTATCGGTTAAATCATAAAACACCTGATGACTTTACTACAAAGACAATGATTTTAGATTTTGTAGATAAACAATCTATTTTCAGAGAAAGCATGGATTGGAAATCAGATTCATTAAAATTGAACAATGGCTTTCCAATGCTTTCTTCAGGTTTTGAAAACCAATTTTACATAAAGAAAGATTTTTCAAATCATAAAATATCAAAAATAATTACAAACGGTCAATTCTGCTATCTCCTCCCTATTGACGAAACTATACAATGGAAAATATCCCCGGAAAAGAAAAAAATTGGAATTTATAATGTTCAAAAAGCTGTGGCCACTTATGGAAATCGAGAATGGACAGCATGGTTTTCTAATGATATTCCCATTAATGAAGGTCCATATATTTTCAGCGGTTTACCCGGGTTGATTATTTCTGTAACAGACTTCAGTGGAGATTATAAGTTTGACCTCGTACAAGTTAAAAAATCTGCAAGCCTATTTAATGCCAGAACAAAACCAATACTGATTGATTGGAATAAATATGGTCAACTGGCAAAATCATATTATGATAACCCTAACGCTGAAATGGAACAAAAAATCAGAAATGCTAAAAAAGCTGTTATGCAGGATGCTCATGGAAATGTTATTGATATTGATTTCAGGCAAATGAATAAAGAAGAACAGGACAATATCAGAAAAAATAACAATCCGATTGAACTTAATCACAAAATTGAGTATAAGTAA